The Cotesia glomerata isolate CgM1 linkage group LG7, MPM_Cglom_v2.3, whole genome shotgun sequence genome segment ACTTGATCCACATCCCTATACaagaacaataaataaattaatacagcCAATAAATGGTTTCATGCACAAATTTAGgcctaaaaattttacatatgtTGATGAGCAGATTTCAATGCGTCTGCTGCATTTTTCATCGTTTGCAGTACCGTTGTATTTGTATTAGCACTTTCTAATGCTTCTCTTTGCATTTCTATTGTCGATAAGGTACCATCAATTTGTTGTAATTGTTTCTCATAACGCTTCTGACGTTTCAAAGCTTGCATTGCAACTGTAaagttcataaaaaattatttttatttcaatcttggatcatttttttatattgccaggtttttaattatatccaatataattaaattaaaattattattgttaaaataacagacttattataattacaattttataaataaccatttttttctaatgattCAAAAATATGCTTCTATAActctttaaaaaactatttaccCGTTCTTGTTTTATGATGctgaaaataatgaatttttttaaaaaatgaaaattgcaataataaaCTTGCGGATCAAAATGTAAAAACTAGttttaacttataaaatccattggaaataaatttgaactgaaaaatgaaaattgactaatttagttgtaaaaataaataaaactgaaattaaTTGAAGCTTAACAATTATAAGagcttttttttaatgaataaagtATTGTgaagaaaatcaaaaaaaattttataagttgaagcttacaaaattataagtgaatcaaaaaattgtcaagtgtcaaattgtcaaattgtcaaattttttttataattttaatgtaaatttatcaaatttttcaaataacatttaagcaaattttattaatctttagATGTAATTaagttagaaatttttctgtgggtgatttgtttaaaaagtaaatatttgcCATTAATCTGTTATACGTATAGTATCATAAGTATCTAAAACAGTAATCATGAAAGTCAATATCATTGCCTGTAGGAAAACTATGTGATTATAAATGATACTAAACTTAAGAGACATCTGAcgattcttataaatttttcaactaataaatcatagcaagaaaaatttagtcagaaaatttgatattttgaagttctaaaaaattgacattgaAGTTAAATAgtcacttaataattttttaattttttttaacaaacaaatttcttctggaaaataattttaaaaaaaaattgcatttttaattttttaaaatttttacatgtcaattttttttgccatattTTGGttgttaaaaaagttattaacatcTAATAAATATCTGATAAATTagttttcattcaaaattataattaaaattttttatagataattttttagagctaattattattcaagaaaaattaaaaaattgtcaagtatTTGCCAATTTGAATGTCATGATTATGAATTGTTTAGAccactgaaaataataatagctatatataattattataagcaaggtgaaatgataaataaccTCTCCTGTTTTTGTTCACATTTTTTTTGGCAGTCGCATGTTCTAATTCGATTTTACTCTCGAGAAACGCCTGCTTTTTCACCAGCATCTCCTCTGTTTCACGTAATTTTTGTATTGCTTCACTGGTTGTTGGGGCAGCAGCCTTTTTACTGCCACCAAACAAATTACTAAAGAAACTCATTTTGGATTCTTTGTTGCACCAGACTTTTTACGAAACTATATTTTGTTTACtgctaataatttaattatattatccTCTAAGACAAAATCCTGAATTTTATTCTtagctaaataaatataaggTAGTTAATacgattttaataataatcgcgacgtattttttatatttcaacaAATAACTGACTTAGCAGTCTCAGGAGTGACTATCGCCATTTtgaacagtaaaaaaaaatacagatgACAGTGTGACGTCATAGATAGGGTATGAttcatcattttatttataaattgctgattaaaattatttaaataaattcttttattgttaattagataaaatataaatttatttttatttttagcaaaacaatttttattataatcttattttataaaaattcagtaaTCTCTGCATGAAAACGccttatattttcaattccAACATTCGATTGGTTTAAATATTGGCGCGAAATTCAAAACAATATGTGTCCGATTTTCAttcgaatatttatattattttatggtaagttttttctttattattttgaaattaaaaaaaatttatgaacatACTTATCACTTTATTAATCAtacagtttattaaatttttttcatttttaaataaataaaaataacgatAAAAACCTTCATTCTAGAGAAAACTAAAagcgatgaaaattaatttaacagatatttgataattttaagaatttttgtaacaactaaattatggcaaaaaatgAGAAGAATAAttaacatgtagaaattaaaaatgcgattttttaaatataatttttcggaacaaatttgtttgttaaataaaattaaaaaatggtcaagtgactgctaacattaatgtcataaaaaagtgtttttttcgtgGGATTTTTACTTTAGAAGGCCtttctatttattaacataaaaatttataaacatgaTTTCGTAactttaaactttattttaaaatttgtttccatgcaaaataatgattttaaaagcTGCTGCAGTGAATCTCTCTGAGAGGGCCtctgaaaaaaatgttgtacAGTGAGTACGATGTCTTTAAATTGGCCAACATAAGTATGGCGATTTtaagtttgtttttttgtactctatgtgtataaataaacagaaaaaaacCACGGTCatataaaactaaaactgaaaaattttttaaattaaaattttttttttaatcttaaatcaaaaagtcacacgaaattttttttttttaatttttataattttgatgaattaaaaaaaaaaatttaatatcagttTTATGAGTAGAAATATTAAACACCCTATTTCTAAAtcattaagattttttttttttaatcatgttAAATTcactgataaaattttatttttatcaaaatacttCGAGGACGGTCTAATGAACcgttcaaaaatcgaaaactttaattaccatttaaaaatttttaaatttctcgaTGCATTTTGAAGCAACCAATAggagttaaatattttaacttcATGAAAAGTCACTTTTGAGATTAGtgaataatgatgataataaagatacataataatgataataaaacgTCATagcaatgaaaatttataaaaaatggcgCTTGTGTTTGTTgttattgtaaatatatacACGTGAGATGTGAGCGCGTGAAAAGTGGCTGCACAAACGaaacattatcaataatatgTTGCACTGATAATTTCAAGTATCTGAGTTATCGCTTGATCTTgaatttactattaaaaataaagctaaTCTCTGTAAATTCTTGTAGATTGcaaatacttttatttgttgaaaagtattttatataGTAATTCTGTTGTGTAAATGCTCGATTTATTGTCAATTATCATTGGaattaattagataatttagtATAGCTCAGCAGTACAGTTATTTTCAAGcttatgtaaattatttttgtaagaacTGCGTAGTAAATGTTAGagtaaaaattgtgaaaatttgGTGTGTTTACTGAGCAATTATGGCGAGTTTTTTCGGTTCACATAATAAAGTAAGTTTATCTTTAcgaaattatttcataattaaatttattatttattgtcatattaagataaaaaaaagattaattattaattttattaagtaattaatataaatggtAAAATAAAACTTCATGATGATTCATGACATTGTGaggttaaaaattcaaatttttattttttttatttcctagcaagaaatgtttttatttcatGTTGCATGATTGTACTCTAGTATTGTTTTTTGTGCTACCGCTCCGAGtattatatacaaaaaataaaaataaatatagtgATTGTTTCGTaaggtttaaaaataaaatttttcattatacgCCCAgtgaaatttatatattatacttcatat includes the following:
- the LOC123269317 gene encoding charged multivesicular body protein 4b, whose product is MSFFSNLFGGSKKAAAPTTSEAIQKLRETEEMLVKKQAFLESKIELEHATAKKNVNKNRRVAMQALKRQKRYEKQLQQIDGTLSTIEMQREALESANTNTTVLQTMKNAADALKSAHQHMDVDQVHDMMDDIAEQQDVAKEISDAISNPVAFGQDLDEDELEKELSELGQEELDKELLTIDKDQLPDVPAIAEPVAPAKTKTKVTEHDNEFKELEDWAS